Proteins encoded within one genomic window of Saccharomyces mikatae IFO 1815 strain IFO1815 genome assembly, chromosome: 15:
- the EFT1 gene encoding elongation factor 2 (similar to Saccharomyces cerevisiae EFT2 (YDR385W) and EFT1 (YOR133W); ancestral locus Anc_5.467) translates to MVAFTVDQMRSLMDKVTNVRNMSVIAHVDHGKSTLTDSLVQRAGIISAAKAGEARFTDTRKDEQERGITIKSTAISLYSEMSDEDVKEIKQKTDGNSFLINLIDSPGHVDFSSEVTAALRVTDGALVVVDTIEGVCVQTETVLRQALGERIKPVVVINKVDRALLELQVSKEDLYQTFARTVESVNVIVSTYADEVLGDVQVYPAKGTVAFGSGLHGWAFTIRQFATRYAKKFGVDKAKMMDRLWGDSFFNPKTKKWTNKETDAEGKPLERAFNMFILDPIFRLFTAIMNFKKEEIPVLLEKLEIVLKGDEKDLEGKALLKVVMRKFLPAADALLEMIVLHLPSPVTAQAYRAEQLYEGPADDASCIAIKNCDPKADLMLYVSKMVPTSDKGRFYAFGRVFAGTVKSGQKVRIQGPNYVPGKKDDLFIKAIQRVVLMMGRFVEPIDDCPAGNIIGLVGIDQFLLKTGTLTTNETSHNMKVMKFSVSPVVQVAVEVKNANDLPKLVEGLKRLSKSDPCVLTYMSESGEHIVAGTGELHLEICLQDLEHDHAGVPLKISPPVVAYRETVESESSQTALSKSPNKHNRIYLKAEPIDEEVSLAIENGIINPRDDFKARARIMADDYGWDVTDARKIWCFGPDGNGPNLVIDQTKAVQYLHEIKDSVVAAFQWATKEGPIFGEEMRSVRVNILDVTLHADAIHRGGGQIIPTMRRATYAGFLLAEPKIQEPVFLVEIQCPEQAVGGIYSVLNKKRGQVVSEEQRPGTPLFTVKAYLPVNESFGFTGELRQATGGQAFPQMVFDHWSTLGSDPLDPTSKAGEIVLAARKRHGMKEEVPGWQEYYDKL, encoded by the coding sequence atggtTGCTTTCACTGTTGACCAAATGCGTTCTTTAATGGACAAAGTTACCAATGTGCGTAACATGTCCGTTATTGCTCACGTCGATCATGGTAAGTCCACTTTGACCGATTCCTTGGTCCAAAGAGCCGGTATTATTTCCGCTGCTAAGGCAGGTGAAGCCCGTTTCACCGATACCAGAAAGgatgaacaagaaagagGTATTACTATCAAATCTACCGCTATTTCCTTGTACTCTGAAATGTCTGACGAAGATGTCAAGGAAATCAAGCAAAAGACCGATGGTAACTCTTTCTTAATCAACTTGATTGACTCGCCAGGTCACGTTGATTTCTCCTCTGAAGTTACTGCCGCTTTGCGTGTCACTGATGGTGCTTTGGTTGTCGTCGACACCATTGAAGGTGTCTGTGTCCAAACCGAAACTGTTTTGAGACAAGCTTTGGGTGAAAGAATTAAGCCTGTTGTCGTTATCAACAAGGTCGACAGAGCTTTGTTGGAATTGCAAGTTTCCAAGGAAGATTTGTATCAAACTTTTGCTAGAACTGTTGAATCCGTTAACGTTATCGTCTCCACCTACGCTGATGAAGTTTTGGGTGACGTTCAAGTCTACCCAGCTAAGGGTACCGTTGCCTTCGGTTCCGGTTTGCACGGTTGGGCTTTCACCATCCGTCAATTCGCCACCAGATACGCTAAGAAGTTCGGTGTCGACAAGGCCAAGATGATGGACAGATTATGGGGTGACTCTTTCTTTAACCCAAAGACTAAGAAGTGGACTAACAAGGAGACTGATGCTGAAGGTAAGCCATTGGAAAGAGCTTTCAACATGTTCATCTTGGACCCTATCTTTAGATTATTCACAGCCATTATGaacttcaagaaagaagagattCCAGTTTTGCtagaaaaattggaaattgTCTTGAAGGGTGACGAAAAGGACTTGGAAGGTAAGGCTTTGTTGAAGGTTGTTATGAGAAAGTTCTTGCCAGCTGCTGATGCTTTATTGGAAATGATTGTCTTGCACTTGCCATCTCCAGTCACTGCTCAAGCTTACAGAGCCGAACAATTATACGAAGGTCCAGCTGATGATGCCAGCTGTATTGCTATCAAGAACTGTGATCCAAAGGCTGACTTAATGTTGTACGTCTCCAAGATGGTGCCAACCTCTGATAAGGGTAGATTCTACGCTTTTGGTAGAGTTTTCGCTGGTACTGTTAAGTCTGGTCAAAAGGTGAGAATCCAAGGTCCAAACTACGTTCCAGGTAAGAAGGACGACTTGTTCATCAAGGCCATCCAAAGAGTTGTTTTGATGATGGGTAGATTTGTCGAGCCAATTGATGACTGTCCAGCTGGTAACATTATCGGTTTAGTCGGTATTGatcaatttttgttgaagacCGGTACTTTAACCACCAATGAAACTTCTCACAACATGAAGGTCATGAAGTTCTCCGTTTCTCCAGTTGTCCAAGTCGCTGTCGAAGTTAAGAACGCCAACGATTTGCCAAAGTTGGTTGAAGGTTTGAAGAGATTGTCCAAGTCTGATCCTTGTGTCTTGACTTACATGTCTGAATCCGGTGAACATATCGTTGCTGGTACCGGTGAATTGCATTTGGAAATTTGTTTGCAAGATTTGGAACACGACCACGCCGGTGTTCCATTGAAGATCTCCCCACCAGTTGTTGCTTACAGAGAAACTGTTGAAAGTGAATCTTCTCAAACTGCTTTGTCCAAGTCTCCAAACAAGCATAACAGAATTTACTTGAAGGCTGAACCAATTGACGAAGAAGTTTCTTTGGCCATCGAAAACGGTATCATCAACCCAAGAGATGATTTCAAAGCTAGAGCTAGAATCATGGCTGATGACTACGGTTGGGACGTCACCGACGCCAGAAAGATCTGGTGTTTCGGTCCAGATGGTAACGGTCCAAACTTGGTTATTGACCAAACTAAGGCTGTTCAATACTTACACGAAATCAAGGATTCCGTTGTTGCTGCTTTCCAATGGGCTACCAAGGAAGGTCCAATTTTCGGTGAAGAAATGAGATCTGTCAGAGTTAACATTTTGGATGTTACTTTACATGCTGATGCTATCCACAGAGGTGGTGGTCAAATTATCCCAACCATGAGAAGAGCTACTTATGCTGGTTTCTTGTTGGCTGAACCAAAGATCCAAGAACCAGTTTTCTTGGTCGAAATTCAATGTCCAGAACAAGCCGTCGGTGGTATTTACTCTGTCTTAAACAAGAAGAGAGGTCAAGTTGTTTCTGAAGAACAAAGACCAGGTACTCCATTGTTTACCGTTAAGGCTTACTTGCCAGTCAATGAATCTTTCGGTTTCACCGGTGAATTGAGACAAGCTACTGGTGGTCAAGCTTTCCCACAAATGGTCTTCGACCATTGGTCCACTCTAGGTTCTGACCCATTGGACCCAACCTCCAAGGCTGGTGAAATTGTTCTTGCTGCTCGTAAGAGACACGGTATGAAGGAAGAAGTTCCAGGCTGGCAAGAATATTACGACAAATTGTAA
- the BAG7 gene encoding GTPase-activating protein BAG7 (similar to Saccharomyces cerevisiae SAC7 (YDR389W) and BAG7 (YOR134W); ancestral locus Anc_5.471), whose amino-acid sequence MFTMNLLSTSPPEEVSPQDSPSPISSIECKKDRDKFAHSQNEFDGMVFGVSLEESLKIAREEVIIQKSTEELGFIPFVIAKSGQYLIENALCTAGIFRIAGSNKRVRELQAIFSRPPHFGHEFEGWRDFNAHDIATLLKRYLNSLSEPLVPLTLYDSFRNPIIKDPKINDHKEKIIKKYENIYMLLPQQNRHLILYLVGLLNLFASNDKKNLMPASNLAAIVQPSILSHPKHEMNPEEYEISRTVIEFLILHASDIIPNIENATKDIKSHIRVAKFKNIAVPEMAIDSDEDDFLQPSIDDHMLLRSRANSHSDNFTLHHHALSSSPIGHDKNGLSVPRSFKGRTLSAESLSPKFSKLLGCGGNSSNGYSKDPTERVPRSENKTKHKQHRQSWLRRLTSPSRTVP is encoded by the coding sequence ATGTTTACCATGAATCTACTTTCTACTTCTCCTCCAGAAGAGGTTTCTCCACAGGATAGCCCATCTCCAATATCTTCTATTGAATGCAAGAAGGATAGGGACAAATTTGCACACTCTCAAAATGAATTTGATGGTATGGTTTTTGGCGTTTCACTAgaagaatctttgaaaattgCCCGAGAGGAggttattattcaaaagagTACAGAGGAACTCGGCTTCATACCATTTGTAATAGCGAAAAGCGGACAGTATCTAATAGAAAACGCATTATGCACAGCTGGCATTTTCCGTATTGCAGGCAGTAATAAACGTGTTAGAGAACTCCAAGCTATATTTTCTAGACCACCTCATTTTGGTCATGAATTTGAAGGATGGAGAGACTTCAATGCTCATGATATCGCtactttattgaaaagataCCTGAATTCATTAAGCGAGCCCTTAGTTCCACTAACATTATATGATAGTTTCAGAAAcccaataataaaagaccCAAAAATAAACGATCATAAggaaaaaatcatcaagaAGTACGAAAACATCTACATGCTCCTACCACAACAAAACAGGCACTTGATACTTTATTTGGTTGGGTTGCTGAATTTATTTGCAAGtaatgacaaaaaaaacttaaTGCCTGCAAGTAATTTAGCGGCCATTGTACAGCCTTCAATATTGTCTCATCCAAAGCATGAGATGAACCCAGAAGAGTATGAAATATCCAGGACAGTTATCGAATTCCTCATATTACACGCTTCAGACATAATACCAAATATAGAAAATGCGACAAAAGACATTAAATCACATATAAGAGTAGCAAAGTTTAAAAACATTGCCGTCCCTGAGATGGCTATTGATTCCGATGAAGACGACTTTCTCCAGCCATCAATAGATGATCACATGCTTCTGAGGTCACGTGCGAATTCTCACTCTGACAATTTCACACTACATCACCATGCATTATCTTCTAGCCCAATAGGCCATGACAAGAATGGACTCTCTGTGCCAAGATCATTCAAAGGTCGAACATTGAGTGCAGAGTCTCTATCGCCTAAATTCAGCAAACTACTTGGCTGCGGTGGGAACAGCAGTAACGGCTACAGCAAAGACCCCACAGAAAGAGTTCCTAGAAGCGAGAATAAGACTAAACACAAACAGCACAGACAGTCGTGGTTAAGAAGACTCACCAGCCCTTCTAGAACGGTCCCTTAA
- the IDH2 gene encoding isocitrate dehydrogenase (NAD(+)) IDH2 (similar to Saccharomyces cerevisiae IDH2 (YOR136W); ancestral locus Anc_5.473): MLRNTFFRNTSRRFLATVKQPSIGKYTGKPNPSTGKYTVSFIEGDGIGPEISKSVKKIFSAANVPIEWEFCDVNPIFVNGLTTIPDPAVQSITKNLVALKGPLATPIGKGHRSLNLTLRKTFGLFANVRPAKSVEGFKTTYENVDLVLIRENTEGEYSGIEHIVCPGVVQSIKLITRDASERVIRYAFEYARAIGRPRVIVVHKSTIQRLADGLFVNVAKELSKEYPDITLETELIDNSVLKVVTNPSAYTNAVSVCPNLYGDILSDLNSGLSAGSLGLTPSANIGHKISIFEAVHGSAPDIAGQDKANPTALLLSSVMMLNHMGLTNYADQIQNAVLSTIASGPENRTGDLAGAATTSSFTEAVIKRL; this comes from the coding sequence ATGTTGAGAAACACTTTTTTTAGAAATACCTCGAGAAGGTTTTTGGCTACTGTAAAGCAACCTTCCATTGGAAAATACACCGGTAAACCAAACCCTTCCACCGGCAAATATACTGTCTCGTTCATTGAAGGTGATGGTATTGGCCCTgaaatttccaaatctgtgaagaaaatctttaGTGCAGCAAATGTTCCCATCGAGTGGGAATTCTGTGACGTTAATCCCATCTTCGTCAACGGGTTGACCACCATTCCTGATCCTGCTGTACAATCTATTACAAAGAACCTGGTTGCTTTGAAAGGTCCCCTAGCTACACCAATCGGAAAGGGTCACAgatctttgaatttgaccTTGAGAAAGACATTCGGTCTATTTGCCAATGTCCGTCCTGCCAAGTCTGTGGAAGGTTTTAAGACTACTTATGAAAACGTCGACTTAGTTCTTATCAGGGAAAACACTGAAGGTGAGTATTCTGGTATCGAACATATAGTTTGCCCAGGCGTTGTTCAATCCATTAAATTGATCACAAGAGATGCCTCTGAGAGAGTCATTAGATATGCTTTTGAATATGCAAGAGCCATTGGTAGACCAAGAGTCATCGTAGTACATAAGTCTACCATCCAAAGATTAGCGGATGGTCTATTCGTTAATGTCGCCAAAGAATTATCCAAGGAATACCCTGATATCACTTTAGAAACTGAACTTATTGACAACAGTGTATTAAAGGTTGTCACCAACCCATCCGCCTATACAAACGCCGTCTCTGTTTGCCCAAATCTATACGGTGATATTTTATCTGATTTGAACTCTGGTTTAAGTGCTGGTTCTTTAGGCTTAACGCCATCTGCCAATATCGGTCATAAGATTTCGATCTTTGAAGCTGTTCATGGCTCTGCTCCTGATATTGCCGGTCAAGATAAAGCAAATCCAACTGCTCTTCTTTTATCATCAGTAATGATGTTAAACCACATGGGCCTAACCAACTATGCtgatcaaattcaaaatgcAGTCTTGTCTACTATCGCGTCCGGTCCAGAAAACAGAACTGGTGATTTAGCGGGTGCTGCAACAACTTCCTCTTTCACTGAGGCAGTCATTAAGAGGTTATAA
- the SIA1 gene encoding Sia1p (similar to Saccharomyces cerevisiae SIA1 (YOR137C); ancestral locus Anc_5.474), translated as MRLHYRRKFNFLRRVLFILSIISLYLSRDSLKLHAKNALINPNTAEYHEGMIDDIQVLRCYHWYRQCGSLYAPRLHPSNTASKVKDKNNVLWSRVSKNITIEALYSLQSGAFYNSYLYVHPKGFQSNSRNSIKELAIARDSALIPLQVLRDINKMVKSSDSSVFHNHVYQREKPTSSWWKLLFGISVDSDDIAVFGEEWVYKGSGIWCKYVLNDDDSDPPIISLEIYLGSSFIESRPSWKEVMHEFHRNNIPSLPISITRKLKTKNNLHKASKRLTGPLKAPEKDNNILELLQVDGNYKITSPHIQFSRGQRSFKILQMTDFHFKCTDNSMSIINEIRTVNFIDRVLALENPDLVVITGDLLDSQNTIDYQTCIMKLVQPMISNKIPYAISLGVSDESNLATPSQVQDYIRNLPYTFNSVASEEGHIAIRVSFKKKLLKNTLLKRGINAKDETTPSEALFFVFDSFNPVNDFLLDYSNLIGKIDYGLAFQYFPLSEYRPHGLFPIIGQYNERSTLTVDTSRSKGEVSMTIDGKNYKSFLDILNLWNIKGVSCGHEHNNDCCLQSINEMWLCYGGSAGIDVARIEGIHPNVRLFNLDDIKDEITSWKRSSNLVDEVYDYQYIYKGKH; from the coding sequence ATGAGATTACATTATAGAAGAAAGTTCAATTTTTTACGGAGAgtactttttattttaagCATTATTTCACTGTATTTATCGAGAGATTCATTAAAATTACATGCAAAAAATGCATTAATAAATCCCAATACTGCTGAATATCACGAAGGAATGATAGATGATATTCAAGTCCTACGGTGTTATCATTGGTATAGGCAATGTGGTTCTTTATACGCTCCCAGGTTGCACCCCTCAAATACAGCGTCAAAAGTCAAAGACAAAAACAACGTTCTGTGGAGTAGGGTTTCAAAAAACATTACCATCGAAGCATTGTATTCACTTCAATCCGGGGCATTTTACAACAGTTATTTGTATGTCCATCCTAAAGGTTTTCAAAGCAATTCAAGAAACTCAATAAAAGAACTAGCCATAGCAAGAGATTCAGCATTGATACCCTTACAGGTGTTGAGAGACATTAATAAAATGGTTAAATCGAGTGATAGTTCTGTTTTCCACAACCACGTATATCAGCGGGAAAAGCCAACCTCATCATGGTGGAAGCTACTATTTGGCATATCAGTTGATTCAGATGACATAGCTGTCTTTGGTGAAGAGTGGGTATACAAGGGTAGCGGCATATGGTGTAAGTATGTTCTCAACGATGATGATAGTGATCCACCTATAATTAGTTTGGAAATATACCTTGGATCATCGTTCATTGAATCAAGACCTTCATGGAAAGAAGTTATGCATGAATTTCATAGGAATAATATACCTTCCTTGCCTATATCAATTACAAGGAAGCTtaaaactaaaaataaTCTTCATAAAGCTTCCAAAAGACTTACAGGACCTTTAAAAGCACCtgaaaaagacaataatATTCTGGAGCTACTTCAAGTAGATGGCAACTACAAGATTACGTCCCCCCATATTCAGTTCTCCAGGGGACAAAGATCGTTTAAAATTCTCCAGATGACTGATTTCCATTTTAAATGTACAGATAACAGTATGTCAATAATTAATGAGATAAGAACAGTAAATTTTATCGATCGTGTCCTTGCATTAGAAAACCCAGATTTAGTTGTGATCACGGGTGATTTGTTAGACTCACAGAATACCATTGATTACCAGACTTGCATCATGAAGCTTGTTCAACCAATGATATCTAATAAAATACCTTACGCAATTTCATTAGGTGTTTCTGATGAATCAAACCTTGCCACACCGTCACAAGTTCAAGATTATATCAGGAATTTACCCTACACATTTAACAGTGTTGCATCAGAAGAGGGCCACATTGCCATAAGAGtttccttcaaaaaaaagctattgaagaatactcttttgaaaagaggTATTAACGCCAAAGATGAAACGACTCCTTCAGAAGCCTTGTTCTTCGTTTTCGATTCTTTCAATCCTGTCAATGACTTCCTGCTAGATTATAGTAATCTAATAGGGAAAATTGATTACGGATTAGcgtttcaatattttcccTTATCTGAATATAGGCCTCATGGTTTATTTCCTATTATTGGACAGTACAATGAAAGATCTACTTTAACCGTAGATACGTCAAGGTCCAAAGGAGAAGTTTCAATGACGATCGATGGCAAGAACTACAAAAGTTTCCTCGATATCCTAAATCTTTGGAATATAAAAGGCGTCAGCTGTGGACATGAACACAATAATGACTGTTGCTTGCAATCAATAAATGAGATGTGGTTATGCTATGGTGGATCCGCTGGTATTGACGTAGCAAGAATCGAAGGCATCCATCCTAATGTCAGATTATTTAATTTGGATGATATTAAGGACGAAATAACTTCGTGGAAGAGGAGTAGCAATCTTGTTGATGAGGTTTATGACTATCAGTACATTTATAAGGGAAAACATTAA